The proteins below are encoded in one region of Oncorhynchus gorbuscha isolate QuinsamMale2020 ecotype Even-year linkage group LG01, OgorEven_v1.0, whole genome shotgun sequence:
- the LOC124032246 gene encoding LOW QUALITY PROTEIN: endoplasmin-like (The sequence of the model RefSeq protein was modified relative to this genomic sequence to represent the inferred CDS: inserted 2 bases in 1 codon) yields MKRIWFIGLVCALLAFASVRAEDELDIDGAVEDDLGKSRDGSKTDDEVVQREEESIQLDGLNAAQIKEIREKSEKHVFQAEVNRMMKLIINSLYKNKEIFLRELISNASDALDKIRLMSLTNEDALAANEELTIKIKSDKEKNMLHITDTGVGMTKEDLIRNLGTIAKSGTSEFLNKMTEVESEGQSTSELIGQFGVGFYSAFLVADKVIVSSKHNNGTQHIWESDSNEFSVIEDPRGDTLGRGTTITLVMKEEATDYLELETIKNLVRKYSQFINFPIYVWSSKTETVEEPIDEDTEAEEKDATEDEVEVEEEEDEKEDKPKTKKVEKTVWDWELMNDIKPIWTRPAKEVXEDEYKAFYKTFSKDTDEPLSHIHFTAEGEVTFKSILFVPAAAPRGMFDEYGTKKNDFIKLFVRRVFITDDFNDMMPKYLNFVRGVVDSDDLPLNVSRETLQQHKLLKVIRKKLVRKTLDMIKKIAEEQYNDKFWKEFGTNIKLGVIEDHSNRTRLAKLLRFQTSNSDTVLASLEQYVERMKDKQDKIYFMAGTSRKEAESSPFVESLLKKGYEVIYLTEPVDEYCVQALPEFDGKRFQNVAKEGIKFDESDKAKETREALEKEYEPLTTWMKDSALKDKIEKAILSQRLTKSPCALVASQYGWSGNMERIMKAQAYQTGKDISTNYYASQKKTLEINPKHPLIKEMLKRVSTGGEDQTASDLAMVLFETATLRSGYQLQDTKAYGDRIERMLRLSMNVDLTEQVEEEPEEEPEEEPEEPAEDEATEEEIPDEEAATDKDEL; encoded by the exons AG agAGGAGGAGTCTATCCAGCTGGATGGGCTGAACGCAGCTCAGAtcaaagagattagagagaagtCAGAGAAACATGTCTTCCAGGCAGAGGTCAACCGCATGATGAAACTCATCATCAATTCGCTCTACAAGAACAAGGAG ATCTTCTTGAGGGAGTTGATCTCCAATGCTTCCGATGCTTTGGATAAGATCAGACTGATGTCTCTGACCAATGAGGACGCACTGGCAGCCAACGAGGAGCTCACCATCAAGATCAAG TCTGACAAGGAGAAGAACATGCTCCACATCACAGACACTGGTGTCGGCATGACGAAAGAAGACCTGATTAGAAACCTGGGTACCATCGCCAAGTCTGGCACCAGCGAGTTCCTGAACAAGATGACAGAGGTTGAAAGTGAGGGCCAGTCCACCTCGGAGCTGATTGGACAGTTCGGCGTGGGCTTCTACTCCGCCTTCCTGGTTGCTGACAAGGTGATTGTGTCTTCGAAGCACAACAACGGCACGCAGCACATCTGGGAGTCCGACTCCAATGAGTTCAGTGTGATCGAGGACCCCCGTGGAGACACCCTAGGAAGGGGCACCACCATCAC GTTGGTGATGAAGGAGGAGGCTACAGACTACCTGGAACTGGAGACCATCAAGAACCTGGTCAGGAAGTACTCCCAGTTCATCAACTTCCCCATCTATGTCTGGTCCAGCAAG ACTGAGACTGTTGAGGAGCCCATCGACGAGGACACCGAGGCAGAGGAGAAAGATGCCACTGAGGATGAGGTagaggtggaagaagaggaggatgagaaggaggacaAGCCAAAGACTAAGAAG GTTGAGAAGACTGTGTGGGACTGGGAGCTGATGAACGACATTAAGCCGATCTGGACGAGACCAGCCAAAGAAGT GGAAGACGAGTACAAGGCTTTCTACAAGACCTTCTCCAAG gaCACAGACGAGCCCCTGTCCCATATCCACTTCACAGCCGAGGGTGAGGTCACCTTCAAGTCCATCCTGTTTGTCCCCGCTGCAGCCCCCAGGGGCATGTTCGACGAGTACGGAACCAAGAAGAACGACTTCATCAAGCTGTTTGTCCGTAGAGTCTTCATCACCGATGACTTCAATGACATGATGCCCAAATACCTGAACTTTGTCAGGGGAGTG GTGGACTCTGATGACCTGCCCCTGAACGTGTCTAGAGAAACCCTGCAGCAACACAAGCTGCTCAAG GTGATTCGTAAGAAGCTGGTTCGTAAGACCCTGGACATGATCAAGAAGATTGCCGAAGAGCAGTACAACGACAAGTTCTGGAAGGAGTTTGGCACCAACATCAAGCTGGGTGTGATCGAGGACCACTCCAACAGGACCCGTCTGGCTAAGCTGCTGCGTTTCCAGACCTCCAACAGCGACACGGTGCTGGCCAGCCTGGAGCAGTACGTAGAGAGGATGAAGGACAAGCAGGACAAGATCTACTTCATGGCCGGGACCAGCCGCAAGGAG GCGGAGTCTTCTCCCTTCGTAGAGAGTCTGTTGAAGAAGGGTTACGAGGTCATCTACCTGACCGAGCCAGTAGATGAGTACTGTGTCCAGGCCTTGCCAGAGTTCGATGGCAAGCGCTTCCAGAACGTGGCCAAAGAGGGCATCAAGTTTGATGAGAGTGACAAGGCCAAGGAGACAAGGGAGGCCCTGGAGAAGGAGTATGAACCTCTCACCACCTGGATGAAGGACAGTGCCCTGAAGGACAAG ATTGAGAAGGCCATCCTGTCCCAGAGGCTGACCAAGTCCCCCTGTGCTCTTGTAGCCAGCCAGTACGGCTGGTCTGGTAACATGGAGAGGATTATGAAGGCTCAGGCCTACCAGACCGGGAAAGACATCTCCACGAA TTATTATGCTAGCCAGAAGAAGACATTAGAAATCAACCCGAAGCACCCTCTCATCAAGGAGATGTTGAAACGCGTTTCT ACGGGTGGCGAGGACCAGACTGCCTCAGACCTGGCCATGGTGCTGTTTGAGACAGCCACGCTGCGTTCGGGCTACCAGCTCCAAGACACCAAGGCCTACGGAGACCGGATTGAGCGCATGCTGCGGCTCAGTATGAATGTGGACCTCACCGAACAG GTTGAGGAGGAGCCGGAGGAGGAGCCGGAGGAGGAGCCTGAAGAGCCAGCAGAGGATGAAGCGACTGAGGAGGAAATTCCAGATGAAGAAGCG GCAACTGACAAAGATGAGTTATAA
- the LOC124039367 gene encoding LOW QUALITY PROTEIN: cadherin-related family member 3-like (The sequence of the model RefSeq protein was modified relative to this genomic sequence to represent the inferred CDS: deleted 1 base in 1 codon): MLLRGYLTREMDKDFKLLSLTLGMWMIREVSLIGVPGTARLAENSKDGTVTYSFQVALSPGASLASGYPRILNSDPLTNQFTVSMINTNKAQVTVTGTTNLDFETSPNSFVLQILAVDSTKDLALQRFTVILTDLNEPPVFLDEESVLYVLEKSPPGQINRPTVSDPENQPVTFTLTPSNTEFRIDVGSGFLTTTKQFNYLTDPRSYAFNLTVSDGNNSVSRTLVINIVNRNDDKPHTITDFTVSEELSPGFIVTNITAVVPDDSLYLIYSIGTNNYLAIHRYTGLVTIANRMDRDSAPLREDPVITVLVTATSSPSAPPFNTITLTNTVTLTITVTDINDNPPICTPDAQRVAVSETEKPGALVTTVTCTDNDVETAFREFLFTGLSCLGCANRFALEPTVSNQIVLKGNLDLEDPSNLLDGNEYSLLAVAEDKDESNLKGSAYFYVTVTPVNEFPPVFSPPSYFYRISELLGRGTVIGSVKATDLPAPGVRYSLISGGGTVGLSNIFSLDPKLGSLALLTRPDYPDLQPDIIPNEVTINITEANDEPPLCGPNQTHLIVPTDLRTGSNIQSFIMTWSDRDSPSASSIYSISGASNLNHHFVFSPSSGTNVTRLFLKEPFDYQCGLDRVWPYRSYMLTTIGALISLNNHQSVKQILYNALKPSAGSVPRGLTQTGTVIINIRVVDPDLTTVTTTTIPRVTYITVTENTYSIDDWYIWFVIALGTMLLLGLLSYLLYHLCGKLYKALKHRDCSCCVPRPREDQEVLIPEPTPPKREILMEVIKINTVFDGEEVDPVTGRVYEYNSKSGARRWKDVTTVSESVPMIQPESSSMVILPNHRLGVGGLALANQK, encoded by the exons ATGCTTTTGAGAGGATACCTGACGAGAGAAATGGACAAGGATTTCAAACTCCTGAGCCTGACCCTGGGCATGTGGATGATACGAG AGGTTTCGTTGATAGGCGTGCCAGGCACAGCTAGACTGGCAGAGAACAGCAAGGATGGCACTGTGACCTACAGCTTCCAGGTGGCTTTGTCCCCAGGTGCCAGCTTGGCATCAGGATACCCCAGGATACTCAACTCTGACCCCCTCACCAACCAATTCACTGTGTCTATGATCAACACTAACAAAGCACAG GTGACAGTAACAGGTACCACCAACCTGGATTTTGAGACGTCACCCAACAGCTTTGTCCTTCAAATCCTCGCTGTGGACAGTACGAAGGACCTGGCTCTCCAGAGATTCacagtgatcctaactgatctcaACGAACCCCCTGTATTCCTAGAtgaag AGTCTGTCCTGTATGTTCTGGAGAAATCCCCACCAGGACAGATCAACAGGCCAACAGTCTCTGATCCGGAGAACCAGCCTGtgact TTTACACTGACCCCGTCAAACACAGAGTTTCGTATTGACGTTGGCTCAGGATTCCTGACTACAACTAAACAGTTCAACTACCTGACTGACCCCAGAAG CTATGCCTTCAACCTGACAGTGAGTGATGGAAACAACAGCGTATCCAGAACACTGGTCATCAACATCGTCAACAGGAACGATGATAAACCTCA TACAATCACAGACTTCACAGTCTCTGAGGAGCTGAGTCCAGGGTTTATCGTGACCAACATCACAGCAGTGGTGCCCGATGACTCCTTGTACCTCATCTACAGCATCGGCACCAACAACTACCTGGCTATACACAGAT ACACTGGCCTGGTGACTATAGCCAACAGGATGGACCGTGACTCAGCTCCTCTCAGGGAGGACCCCGTAATAACGGTCCTTGTGACAGCCACCTCCAGcccctctgctcctcccttcAACACCATCACTCTGACCAACACCGTCACTCTGACCATCACCGTCACGGACATTAACGACAACCCTCCCATCTGCACCCCAGACGCACAGAG GGTGGCAGTGTCTGAGACGGAAAAACCCGGGGCCCTGGTCACCACGGTAACGTGTACAGATAATGACGTTGAGACGGCCTTCAGAGAGTTCCTGTTCACTGGCCTGTCCTGTCTGGGCTGCGCTAACCGCTTTGCTCTGGAACCCACTGTATCCAATCAGATCGTA CTCAAAGGAAACCTAGACCTTGAGGATCCCAGTAACCTGCTTGATGGTAATGAATACAGTCTGTTGGCTGTGGCTGAGGATAAGGATGAGTCCAACCTAAAAG GTAGTGCATACTTCTATGTGACGGTGACACCTGTGAATGAGTTTCCCCCTGTGTTTAGCCCTCCATCGTATTTCTACAGAATCTCTGAGCTTCTTGGAC GTGGGACGGTGATAGGATCAGTGAAAGCTACAGACCTCCCTGCCCCCGGCGTCCGTTACTCCCTGATCTCTGGTGGAGGAACT GTGGGACTGTCTAACATCTTCTCCCTGGACCCCAAGCTGGGGAGTCTCGCCCTACTGACCCGGCCAGACTACCCAGACCTACAGCCTG ACATTATTCCTAATGAG GTCACTATCAACATCACAGAGGCCAATGACGAGCCTCCACTGTGTGGCCCCAACCAGACACATCTAATAGTCCCCACGGACCTGAGGACAGGCTCCAACATCCAGAGCTTCATCATGACCTGGTCAGACAGGGACTCCCCTTCAGCCTCCTCCATCTACTCCATCTCGG GGGCCAGCAACCTGAACCACCATTTTGTGTTCTCACCTTCCTCTGGCACCAACGTCACCAGGCTCTTCCTGAAGGAGCCCTTTGACTACCAGTGTGGCCTGGACCGGGTCTGGCCCTACAGGTCATATATGCTAACTACTATTGGTGCTCTTATCAGTCTGAACAACCATCAGTCTGTCAAACAGATACTGTACAATGCACTC AAACCATCAGCAGGGTCTGTGCCGAGAGGTCTGACCCAGACTGGCACAGTCATCATCAATATCCGAGTAGTGGACCCTGACCTCACCACCGTCACCACTACAACTATA CCTCGTGTAACATACATCACCGTCACAGAGAACACGTACAGCATTGACGACTGGTATATATGGTTTGTCATTGCTCTGGGGACCATGCTACTGCTTGGTTTACTCTCATACCTGCTGTATCACCTCTGTGGGAAGCTCTACAAGGCTCTTAAGCACAGGGACTGCTCCTGCTGCGTACCCAGGCCCCGGGAAGACCAGGAAGTACT GATCCCAGAACCAACACCTCCAAAGAGGGAAATATTAatg GAAGTGATCAAGATCAACACTGTATTTGATGGAGAGGAAGTTGATCCTG tcACAGGGAGGGTGTACGAGTACAACAGTAAGTCTGGAGCCAGACGCTGGAAGGACGTCACCACTGTGTCTGAATCTGTCCCTATGATACAGCCAGAGAGCAGCAGCATGGTCATTCTGCCCAATCACAGGCTAGGAGTGGGAGGGCTAGCACTGGCCAATCAAAAATGA